One stretch of Rhipicephalus sanguineus isolate Rsan-2018 chromosome 10, BIME_Rsan_1.4, whole genome shotgun sequence DNA includes these proteins:
- the LOC119371816 gene encoding calcium and integrin-binding protein 1 isoform X2, with translation MGSSQSQLTAEELRDYRELTFLTKKEILHAFKRFKGIAVGEVLADKHARIPVKYIEQMPEFRCNPFRDRLLRVFSSCKDERMSFEDFLDLLSVLCEDAPVDVKAEYAFQIFDMDDDGVLGEDDLAEVIKRLTSWDSGCRLETPDVQRLIEQVLAEADLDRSGHMSLMEFQHCMLKNPDFASSFSLRL, from the exons ATGGGATCCAGCCAGAGCCAGCTTACAGCTGAGGAGCTGCGCGACTACAGA GAGCTGACATTCCTTACCAAAAAAGAAATCCTGCA CGCCTTCAAGCGATTCAAGGGCATCGCCGTAGGGGAGGTGTTAGCCGACAAGCACGCCAGAATTCCCGTCAAGTACATCGAACAGATGCCGGAATTCAGG tgcaatCCCTTCCGGGACCGGTTACTGCGGGTGTTCTCATCCTGCAAGGATGAACGCATGTCCTTCGAGGACTTTCTGGACCTCCTGAGCGTGCTCTGCGAGGATGCACCCGTCGACGTCAAGGCCGAATACGCCTTCCAGATATTCG ACATGGACGACGACGGCGTTCTTGGCGAGGACGACCTCGCGGAGGTCATCAAGCGACTGACGTCGTGGGACTCCGGGTGCCGACTGGAGACGCCCGACGTGCAACGACTCATCGAGCAGGTTCTCGCCGAGGCGGACCTCGACCGCAGCGGTCACATGTCACTCATGGAGTTCCAGCACTGCATGCTCAAGAATCCCGACTTCGCAAG CTCTTTCAGCCTACGGCTGTGA